The Gracilibacillus caseinilyticus genome segment ACATAAGGTCAGCAATCACTGCTGCATCCTTAGATTCTAAAACAAATAAATTGGCACCAGTGAATCCTTCAGTATATTTCACTTCAACCCCTACGTACGGTTTAGGAAATTCCTCTCTCATGTCTCCTTTATCAATTACACTGATTGTTGGCGTAGTAATTTCTACTTTTTGACTTAGTATCGTTGATAATGTGGTAGCAGAACTGCCAAACGAAATATTTCCGATTTCGCCTAAGGCATCTTCTTCAATTGATGATAAATATTCACCAGTGGAAGAACTTGTTACTTGTCCATCTTCCTCTGCACTGTTTGATCCATTGAGTAAAGCATCAATCTCATCTTGTGATAACATGCCATCATTCATCATCCGAATCCCCTCCCTTAATGTCGTCTAATACTTGTACAGCTAATTTATGCTTTCTTTTACCGGGCTGGACATGAAATTTCGGTTCTTGATCAACATGTAACTGCAGTGGCTGATCAATCGTGTTGTTGAGCACAATGGTATCATCATGATCAAGGAACAGAAATTCTTCCAATGTAATGGATGTCTCACCTAAAACGACCGATAAATCCAAGCTGGTTTGTTTAATATTATGTGAAATAGATTCATATTCTTCCGGCTTACGTTCCTTGGACGTTTCATTTTGCATCCAGTAATGAACCGATAATTTCGGAATGATTGGCTCAAGAACGACATGAGGGATACAAATGTTGATCATACCACTGCTATCACCAATTGTCGTATCTAATGAAACGACAACGACGGTTTCATTAGGCGAGACCAATTGTAGAAATTGCGGATTCACCTCAAAGTCTTCTAGAATCGGATCAATGTCCGCTACACTCCCCCATGCTTCTTGCAAATTGTCTAATGCTTTCTCAAACAGTTGTGACATGAGTGTTGTCTCTATTTCTGTTAAACTATCAATTTTGTTAATACTTCTTCCTCTTCCACCTAGCATTCGATCAAGCATCGCATATGCAATATTAGGGTTAAATTCAAAAATAATTCTGCCATCCAACGGCTCAACACTGTACACATTTAAAATTGTCTTGGTTGGAATCGAACGGATGAATTCTTCATACGGAATCTGATCAACAGATGCCACTGCAATATGTACATATGTCCTTAACTGAGCTGAAAAATAAGTGGATAACAACCGCGCAAAATTATCATGAATTCTTGATATACTTCGTATCTGATCTTTTGAAAAGCGCAAAGCTCGTTTAAAATCATACACTTTTACTTTTTTGTCTTTTTCTTCTTCTTTTAGTTGATTTGCATCCATTTCACCCGATGACAAAGCGGATAATAAGGCGTCAATTTCATTTTGTGAAAGAACTTCATCTGCCATAACTTCACCTCCATTTCGGAGTTATGATTACTGAATGACTTTACTTACAATCAATACATCAATGATTTGACCTTGTGTCATTTGATCATTCATCGCATGCTTCATATTATCTTCTAACTCCGTCAAGTTCTCTTTAAAATCATTTGCCGTCAGGTCTACTGACAATTTAATAAACTGATTTTTGATCTGAAATTCTCTTTTCTGGATTTCTTCTAGTGCATCAGAGCTGTTGGTGATAAATTGGAATTGAATAAGAACAAAATTTCCATCATTCAGATCGGTACGAATCTCTTCAGTTGTATAAGAATATTTCACCATGTCATCGATCGACATTTCTTCTCCTTCTGCAGTAGTCTGATTCATCAGAAAATAAAGAACACCTGCGCCGGCAATGGTAATAAATACTAATATGATGACAAGGATTCTTATTAATTTAGGATTCATTTTGTTGTTCACCTACTTCTCGTTGCAGTTGATATAAACCAATATGCTTATAAAATTCTGTGATTTTTTGTTTCACCACTACTTCCTGTTCTTTCACAAATAATTTCTTCTGATTAATTAAGGTGATCGTTGTATCAGGAAGTGATTCCACTCGCTCTACAAACACCGCGTTGATTGTTAACCGATCACCGTTTAGTTTTGTTAATGTAATCATAGCTGAAGAGAGTCAAGGATATAGAGCTGCCTTAACTCTCAGCCTCCCTTTTTATCGTTTTAGATTTACTAATTCTTGCAAAATTTCATCAGAAGTCGTAATAATTCGAGTATTTGCCTGAAAACCACGTTGTGCGGTAATCATTTCGGTGAATTCTTCTGACAAATCCACATTGGACATTTCTAACGCACCAGATACGACCGATGCTGTACCATCTGATTCAGGTTCAAAGAGGAAGTTACCTTCATCGTCCTCCATCCTTCCAGCGTTCACCGAATTTTGGAACATGTTTGAACCAGTTTTATTTAAACCACCTGGGTTTGAAAACTTAGCGACAAGAATTTGACCAGCTTCTTGTGTTTCTCCATCCTGAATGTAGTTAACAATACCGTTACTTTGAATACTGAAACTCTCCGCTGTATCAGGGATTTTGATTCTGGATGTACCATCAATTGGATTACCATCCGCATCTGTTCCATTTTGACCTAATAAATATTGACCATTAGCATTAACGATATAACCTTCATTATCAAGATAAAGATTACCAGCTCGTGAATAACTGATATCCATTTCCTCTGTTGTTGCGCCATCAATGTTCTCACCAGTAGCAAAAACAAACATTCCGTCCCCTTCAAGCTGCAAATCTAACGGCCGGCCAGTCGTCTGACGGTTACCTTGTGTATGCACATTGTCAATCGACCCAAGCTGAACCCCTGTTCCTACTTGAGAGGGGTTAATACCACCTCTGATATTTGTCGGGCCGCTTGCACCTGATACCGATTGACTCATCATATCCTGAAAGGTAACACGACCTTTCTTATAACCCGTTGTGTTCACATTGGCGATGTTATTTCCGATAACATCCAGCTTTGTTTGGAAACCTTTTAAACCTGAAATACCAGCATACATTGATCTTAACATTGTAAAACTCCTTTTCTATTGATTAATCGGCGTCGCATCTGTCGGTCCGCGACGGTTAAGCCTCTCCTTAATGAGTCCAGCTTATTCCATAATAATTGTGCCTGTAATATTCGTAAAAATCTTACTTTTCAGCTCTGCTATTTCCATAGCAGTAATCACTGTTTTATTGTTCGCATTGACTACAAAGGCTGCCTGATCCGTAATAACAAGTGATTCTTTCACACCTTTTTGGCTTGCTTCTTGCAGCTTACTTTCTATTTTGGTCCACTGTTCATTTGTGACTTCAATGTTTCTTGACTGCATACGTTGCTGAGCATGCTTGCTAATTTGTATCGAGTGCTGCTGGGATAAAACATCTTTAAACGGAACCGCTGAAGATGTACTTGGTGTATTTTTTTTAGTTCCAGGAAGGATAGTGGGATGAAAAGCGTGAATCCTGTTGACCATCGAATCCCTCCCTATACTTCAGTCTCGTCAGTTTTTGTTTCGGAATCTATTTCAGTATCACTGTCTTCTTTTGTTCCAGCCTGTGAGATACGCAGAATTTCATCCGTATAAATCTTCTGACCATTTTCTAGTTCAATCACAGCATAACCTTGTTGTTCCGAAATCGCCACGACATTACTAGTTACGATTTCTTTCGGCTCTGCTATCTCTCCCGTTTCTTCATCAAGTCTGTAATACTCCACTTCTTCTCCTATTAAATGGCTATATTGAATGACAGGTGAAACGGATTGATTAACGACCAAAGACTCGATTGCACTAGACATATTCATCATTTGTTCCAATGAAGAGAAAGTCGCCATCTGCGAAATAAATTCTTTATCTTCCATCGGATTTAATGGATCTTGATTTTGCAACTGTGTCATCAAAATTCTTAAGAATTCATCTTTTCCCAAACTAGAACTCGTGGTTCTTGTCTGTGTCTGATTAGATAAATAATAACTGGAATCAATATTTGTCATTTTTTCACCTACACTTTCGCATCCATTAAAAGATCCTTGAAATTCAACGGATCTTGTTCATCACCTTCTTGGGATTGCTGATCCTGACTATTCGCCTCTTGCTCTTGACCATTTTCATCTGACTGTTCCTGTTCTTGAGACCAGGAAGACTCGTTGCTTGATGTCACCGTATCTTGTCGTTCAATGGCAACCTGATTTGGTGAAAACATGTGGCGCAATTGGTGTAGATTACCCTCTAACAGGTCTTTTGCGCTTTGAGATGCCACCATCATTTTGACCACCATCTCGCCATTTACTTGTGTGAGTCGAACGGTAACATCACCCAATGACTCAGGTTGCAGCCTCAACATCAATTGATTTGTACCATTTGGCAACTTCATAAAGTTACTTTTCTGGATGGCTAGATTAAATTGGTCCAGTAATTGCTTCTGTGCTAATTGCTGATCATCACCTGTATGCTGCACGTGAATAACATATTGCTGCACCTTGGAAGTAACCATTTGTGAAGAAGCTTGCATATCCACTCTGGTTTGCGTCACTTCTTGCTTCGTGGTCCCCCCATACTGCTCGATTGCATTTTGTATCCACTTCGCTATATCTTGCTGTGTTACCTGCTGAGCTTGACCGTAATGTTTGTTCATCACCTGACGATTTTGGAAATTTTTCAACAGCTTGTTCCATACTTGAATTGTAGCGCTCGATTCGTCTTTTTTCAGCATAGCTGTCAGGTTGTTTTGAGTTGATTGATCCTGATTCGACCATTGTCTCAACAGATCGATTAGCTGTTTGTAATCCTGGCTTGTTAATGATTGTTTTTGCAATTGACCCAACATTCTTTCGGTAGATTTTATGATGTTCTCTAATCGTGTTTGATTATCTTCGCCTTGAAACCATTGACTACCCGAAAATTGTAACGACATTGATGTATCAGGATTTCTTGTCAATTTTCCATCAGAAACCACCGATTGGTTCAGTTGATCAATAGTTTGCAAGAGTACTAGATTATCCGGTGCGACTTCACCTTTTTCCATTTGTTGCATGACCTTATCCAAGATATCCTTCAACTCACCCTGATCGAATGTCGACTGTTTTTTTACATCTTTCAAAAATTCTTCTGGCAGTACTTCTTGATCGACTAATTGCTGTAATAATTCTAGAAATGGTTGCTTCAGATCTTGTTCCGCATCGGGCTGAACACGGGCCAAAAATTTTCGAAAACTTCCAGATTCCTGCAGCGTGTTAGTTGCACTCTGTTGTATAGTTGTTTGATTTAATTGAGCCATTATATTTTGCGTGATGTACAATTTTTCACCTCCTTTCAAATCAAATCCCAAAAAATTACTGTGCAAGAAGTTCCGCTGAGTACGTTGCTGCCATTTCGGCTTCCATTTCAGAAAGTATTTCCGCTCGAACTTCCGCATCTAACTGCTCCAATACCGGAATTACAGTAGCTTGCTCCATATTGGCTAGAATGTCAGCGGCATTCTTCGGTTTCATTTCTTCAAACGTGACAGACATTTCCTGAAAGGCTTGATTGTCATCTTCACTTGCTTCTTCTTCGTTACTTGTTTGATTCAGCTGTTCATTTAAGGAGCTAACGGTTGTTTCTAACTCTTCTATCGTATCCGTCTTCGTCTGCACTTCTGCTTCTAGCTCTTCCATTTGTCCCTCTAATTGTGTAATGGTATCCTCTTTTGCTAAGAGTTGATTTTCGTGTAACTCTTCCTTATCTGTTGTTACAGTGTCTTCCAGGAAAGGTATTTTATTAATCGTTTCTTTCGTAAACTTTGTGACATTGACATCCGTCGCAAAGAGAATGATGAATGTCATGATTAAGGCAAAAAGTAAAGATACCACAATGACAACTAACCATTGAAACAAGCCTGGTTTTTTTTCTTTACTCTTCATTGAATTGGTGGCCATTTTTTCACCTGCCCCTACTGTCTGTATACTGACGAATGGAAATCTCATCCAT includes the following:
- the fliM gene encoding flagellar motor switch protein FliM, with product MADEVLSQNEIDALLSALSSGEMDANQLKEEEKDKKVKVYDFKRALRFSKDQIRSISRIHDNFARLLSTYFSAQLRTYVHIAVASVDQIPYEEFIRSIPTKTILNVYSVEPLDGRIIFEFNPNIAYAMLDRMLGGRGRSINKIDSLTEIETTLMSQLFEKALDNLQEAWGSVADIDPILEDFEVNPQFLQLVSPNETVVVVSLDTTIGDSSGMINICIPHVVLEPIIPKLSVHYWMQNETSKERKPEEYESISHNIKQTSLDLSVVLGETSITLEEFLFLDHDDTIVLNNTIDQPLQLHVDQEPKFHVQPGKRKHKLAVQVLDDIKGGDSDDE
- a CDS encoding flagellar basal body-associated FliL family protein, with amino-acid sequence MNPKLIRILVIILVFITIAGAGVLYFLMNQTTAEGEEMSIDDMVKYSYTTEEIRTDLNDGNFVLIQFQFITNSSDALEEIQKREFQIKNQFIKLSVDLTANDFKENLTELEDNMKHAMNDQMTQGQIIDVLIVSKVIQ
- a CDS encoding flagellar FlbD family protein encodes the protein MITLTKLNGDRLTINAVFVERVESLPDTTITLINQKKLFVKEQEVVVKQKITEFYKHIGLYQLQREVGEQQNES
- the flgG gene encoding flagellar basal body rod protein FlgG translates to MLRSMYAGISGLKGFQTKLDVIGNNIANVNTTGYKKGRVTFQDMMSQSVSGASGPTNIRGGINPSQVGTGVQLGSIDNVHTQGNRQTTGRPLDLQLEGDGMFVFATGENIDGATTEEMDISYSRAGNLYLDNEGYIVNANGQYLLGQNGTDADGNPIDGTSRIKIPDTAESFSIQSNGIVNYIQDGETQEAGQILVAKFSNPGGLNKTGSNMFQNSVNAGRMEDDEGNFLFEPESDGTASVVSGALEMSNVDLSEEFTEMITAQRGFQANTRIITTSDEILQELVNLKR
- a CDS encoding TIGR02530 family flagellar biosynthesis protein, yielding MVNRIHAFHPTILPGTKKNTPSTSSAVPFKDVLSQQHSIQISKHAQQRMQSRNIEVTNEQWTKIESKLQEASQKGVKESLVITDQAAFVVNANNKTVITAMEIAELKSKIFTNITGTIIME
- the flgD gene encoding flagellar hook assembly protein FlgD; its protein translation is MTNIDSSYYLSNQTQTRTTSSSLGKDEFLRILMTQLQNQDPLNPMEDKEFISQMATFSSLEQMMNMSSAIESLVVNQSVSPVIQYSHLIGEEVEYYRLDEETGEIAEPKEIVTSNVVAISEQQGYAVIELENGQKIYTDEILRISQAGTKEDSDTEIDSETKTDETEV
- a CDS encoding flagellar hook-length control protein FliK; translation: MYITQNIMAQLNQTTIQQSATNTLQESGSFRKFLARVQPDAEQDLKQPFLELLQQLVDQEVLPEEFLKDVKKQSTFDQGELKDILDKVMQQMEKGEVAPDNLVLLQTIDQLNQSVVSDGKLTRNPDTSMSLQFSGSQWFQGEDNQTRLENIIKSTERMLGQLQKQSLTSQDYKQLIDLLRQWSNQDQSTQNNLTAMLKKDESSATIQVWNKLLKNFQNRQVMNKHYGQAQQVTQQDIAKWIQNAIEQYGGTTKQEVTQTRVDMQASSQMVTSKVQQYVIHVQHTGDDQQLAQKQLLDQFNLAIQKSNFMKLPNGTNQLMLRLQPESLGDVTVRLTQVNGEMVVKMMVASQSAKDLLEGNLHQLRHMFSPNQVAIERQDTVTSSNESSWSQEQEQSDENGQEQEANSQDQQSQEGDEQDPLNFKDLLMDAKV
- a CDS encoding MotE family protein; protein product: MATNSMKSKEKKPGLFQWLVVIVVSLLFALIMTFIILFATDVNVTKFTKETINKIPFLEDTVTTDKEELHENQLLAKEDTITQLEGQMEELEAEVQTKTDTIEELETTVSSLNEQLNQTSNEEEASEDDNQAFQEMSVTFEEMKPKNAADILANMEQATVIPVLEQLDAEVRAEILSEMEAEMAATYSAELLAQ